From the Musa acuminata AAA Group cultivar baxijiao chromosome BXJ3-1, Cavendish_Baxijiao_AAA, whole genome shotgun sequence genome, the window TCTTTGTAAGCATGCAAAGCTTATCGGTTGATCTCTGGTTTCCGATTAGCACACCGTGAATGGTAGCAGGAACGCTCCATGTTTGTAGGTCGGACGGATCAACTTGGACGCACAAATCGACAATGTCTTTGATTGAAGCACCATCTTATAGGGGTATATTAGGAAGgatattattgaaaaaaataaattatgatcctctctgttaataatatattataataattctaaTTCATAACATTTATGATAGCATATTATTATAATTCTATCAAAGGACTATGATCTCATCTCCTATATTACAAAatgatttaaataaatattattaatattattaattttttttaaaaaaaatatataattactattttataatttttcattgtgtatattaatttatatacacttttaataaaaatgcaagttaatcattttttttaaaacaatgaCAGGGTTTAGACCCACACGTTCTTTGGTCACCGATACCTTCGTCCAACGAAGACGATAGAGATATTGCCGTTTGATTTTGCGATCAGGTGTTCGAACAGGAACGCCTTAACATTAGTCTGTCACTTCCATCGCTCGGTTTTAATTGCTTGTCTGTCCCCAATTCGACCTGCTGAAATCAAAATTTAATGACGACGAGTCTACATAGAGAGAGAATAAAAATTGATCCAGTGTTGCCGAAGCGAAGCTACGAACCTTAAACGAGAAGTAGAGACGCCAGATGAGCTCAATCAATTTGGCACGGGCAACACAGCTAAAAGTATCTGGCATACGATGAACTAGTTGATATGACAGTCATTGTGAATACAATACTAGTAATTGACATTCTTTTGTACAAAGCAATACGTACTTGAGAAAGACGATGAACGGCCATGGAAGTGTATGGGCACACAGATTTAGACCAAAACAAGACGACAGATGATGGGATCGATGGTGGAGGTGCAGACTGCGGGAGTAAGCATGGCGAGTAGTAGGATGATGCATTAGCAGAGAAGACACGAGTAgagtatcattttgtaatgaaatattaatgtGTGAGAGATGAAGATTAAAATAGGAATATATTATATCTTTATATTGATAGAAATTGAAAGAGTTGAATTCACCCACAACAATCTAAAAACATCAAACGTTTTGATCGAATTGACACTGTCGAGTCTAACTCAGTTTAAAGGGTTTGCTCGTCGGTGAGATCGATGTTGCCTCATGTTCCGTTGAAGGCCAGCATTCATCTGTTCTGTTTAATGCGAACCATTCCGATCACAGTATGCAGTGATTTCGGATTGGTTGGCTCGTGGGGTCGAGTCAAAATCAGGAAGGACTCGTGAGAGTTTAACACCGATTTCCCATCGTTGGCTCCATCGTAGTATCACATTGCTATTTTGCACACGTGGTCTCGCAGAGCCGCCTGCAAATGAAGCGGTCCTTTGGTGTATCTCGGTCCAACCCAAACAATCTTGTCCGACCCACATCTGGATCACAAGGGGTGGTGGCGCAGTTGGTTAACGCGTAGGTCTCATAGCTTCTTTGAGGAATCCTGAGGTCGAGAGTTCGAGCCTCTCTCACCCCAAATCCTTTTTTAATTGGAAAACATTTGTGACAAATTATTTAGGATTATTCTTTGGAAGACGATACAATTACGTAAGGCTATATGGCCAAAGTTTTAGGCCTTATCTCGATGCCCTCGACGATGAGACCCTTCTTCCAATGCCCTCCTTTCACTTCCATCCAACTCATCAccacctcctcgtcctcctcgtcctcccCGTCCTCATTGTAGAACTCGCCCATCTCCGCCTCCATCCACCCGTCCTCCCTTACCCGCCCACCGAGTTCCTCCTCTTCCACTTCGGGAGCTCCTCCTCGAAAGTTCACCATCATCAAAGCGTGCCTATCCGTGCCACGGGGCTGCAAGCGGATCGCTCTGGTGGATGATTGCGCTCCAACCGTGACGGATGTTTCGTGGGGTGGATGGCCGAGACCACGCGACGAATCAGCTAGTTTGAAGATAAGATAGGCAGCGTAAGTTGTTCTCGGGGAGAGCATTTTACTCTGGATCCTCCCACGAATCTCCAACCAGCATACGGCCACCAGTTGGGCGACCTCTGAGAACCTTGCACACAGGAAATCAAAAACACAACCACAAGAACCATTTCTTTAAGGTTGTATAGTTTGGAACGCGCTAAAACACAATTCAAAGCATGTAATATTATGTAATAGTATCGCATATGCTTCATTTCTCAACACAACCGCTGTATAttcatgaggaggaggaggaaggaggagaagtaGATACCTGGAATCGGGCAGGGAAACCCACTTCCAGTATTGGGGGGTGTCTCCCCATATGATGGACAGCGCAGAGGCGGAGAGCATGTAGCACTTGACCCCACTGGACCTCTCCAACCAGAAACTCTGCAAAACCAACACAAACATTAACGATCATCGACTACATACGGAATCCCTAAATGCGGTCTACTCGACGGAGGATGATCGGTTCGGTGACGCGAAATCTGCAAGATCACGGTTGTCCTTTCATCTTGGATAAATTCCACAGAATTACGAATTCATCAATTAAGGAAGAAAACAGGGGTAAAACCACTAATCGCACAAATACAACCCTAAAGAGAAACAACATATCATCGAGATAGAGAAGTGGAAATAGATCGGTCGATTCGAGGGGGAAGGAGGGTGGTACCATCTTGCCACCATCGATGAGGACGGAAtcgcagaggaggaagaagaggtcgcGCTTGGAGGAGTACTCCACGGGGTGGACGGCGCGGGAGAGGATGGAGTGGCAATCGGAGGGCAGGAAGCGTTCCCAGACGGtgtcggaggcggcggcggagcgAAAGGCAGAGGAGACGGCGGAGGAGTGGCAGGCGTCCCGGGGGGACGTGAGGGAGATGGCTTGGGCGATGCATCCCTCGGGAAGCCTCTCGATACCCGAGTCTGCCATCCGAGATAGATCGGTCGATCGCGATGAATCTGGCATTCCTCTCTGCATGATGCGTAAAAAGTGAGTTAAAAGGAAAGAGAACCGGTTCcgtctatatatatatgtttccaaACGCTAGACGGAAGACGGTGGGCTAAGTTGCTTAGCATCGAAGAATAAAAAGAAAGCGTGGGGGCACGGAGACAATATGAACGCGTCAACAGGTAATTCAGACAAGAAAGACACGTTGAGGCAACAACTAAAACAAAAGGTATACTCTCACGGAAAGccaaaagaaaaacaatatatCAACGTTTACCTATTATAAAAAATACTAGGgtgaatttttttagattttctcaTAAAAATActtctaattttaaatattttatttttttaatatcttaaatattttttgtcaTCGCCAAtgtctcttttctctttttatcaTGATAAGACCTTTCgtaaaaagaaagaagatgatcatgataggatgaaaatattaaaacTCACA encodes:
- the LOC135628168 gene encoding putative F-box protein PP2-B12; the encoded protein is MQRGMPDSSRSTDLSRMADSGIERLPEGCIAQAISLTSPRDACHSSAVSSAFRSAAASDTVWERFLPSDCHSILSRAVHPVEYSSKRDLFFLLCDSVLIDGGKMSFWLERSSGVKCYMLSASALSIIWGDTPQYWKWVSLPDSRFSEVAQLVAVCWLEIRGRIQSKMLSPRTTYAAYLIFKLADSSRGLGHPPHETSVTVGAQSSTRAIRLQPRGTDRHALMMVNFRGGAPEVEEEELGGRVREDGWMEAEMGEFYNEDGEDEEDEEVVMSWMEVKGGHWKKGLIVEGIEIRPKTLAI